TTCCAACATATCACTGATAAAGAAATGCCATATTCCAATTCCTACAAAAAAGAGCAAGGCAGGCATATAATAACCAACTCCTACAAGGAGAGCGGACCCGAGTAAAACCTTGGTGATCGCAGGTAGGCTCATAAAAATCCCGATAAGGGACAGTTTCAAGGTATTTTGGTAGGATAAATCAAAGTACACCTGAAGTTTCAAGGACACAGTATAGGCTAGAAAGACAAGAGCAACTACAAGGACATTGAGAAAGGTCGCCAAGAGGTGGAAAATCGTCTGGTGGGGCAATTGAACTAGAAGGTATAAACCATAAACTAGGACAAGATCCACAAACACAAAACTATAGAAAGCCAGATTACTCTTGACAAAATTGCTCTTATACAATTCCCAAGCTTCCTTCAAATGGTAGGCTCGATAGGTATACCCATGCTCCGCATACAAACTCATAAGAGTTGCACTAGCTGGGGCCAAACCAAAGATCACTCCTCCTGCTAGTGTTAATAGCCAGAAATAAGCCGTCGCAATCATTCCCAAAAAGATACGATTAAAGACGAATTCTAGAAATTTTCCCATGCTACTCTCCTTAAACTAACGATGTAACTATTATATCATATTTCAAACGTTTTCAAAAATATAGAACTCCCATTTACAATCCTCAAAAAGCGTGATACAATTGGTTTTGTTAATTCGCATCAAGGAGATTCTCATGAAAAAAAATATCTTAACCACCCTCTTGG
This Streptococcus oralis DNA region includes the following protein-coding sequences:
- a CDS encoding YesL family protein, whose amino-acid sequence is MGKFLEFVFNRIFLGMIATAYFWLLTLAGGVIFGLAPASATLMSLYAEHGYTYRAYHLKEAWELYKSNFVKSNLAFYSFVFVDLVLVYGLYLLVQLPHQTIFHLLATFLNVLVVALVFLAYTVSLKLQVYFDLSYQNTLKLSLIGIFMSLPAITKVLLGSALLVGVGYYMPALLFFVGIGIWHFFISDMLEPIYESIHEKLATK